A region of the Methylobacterium nodulans ORS 2060 genome:
GTCAACGATCCGTATCTCGGCGGCACGCACCTGATGGACGTGCGCTTCGTGCGCCCCGTCTTCGTCGAGGGCGAGCTGTTCTGCTGGCTCCAGAACACCGGCCACTGGCCCGATATCGGCGGCGCGGTGCCGGGCGGCTTCTCGGCCCATGCGACAGAGGTGGAACAGGAGGGCCTGCGCCTGCCGCCGGTCAAGCTGTTCAAGCGCGGCGCGATGGACCAGGAGATCTTTTCCATCATCTGCTCGAACATCCGGGTCGCGGATCAGCGCATCGGGGACATCAAGGCGCAGGGCGCGGCGCTCGCAGTCGGCGAGAGCCGGCTCATGGAACTCCTCGCCAAGTTCGGCCGCGCCACCCTCGACGAGGCCATTGCGGAGATCCGCGCCCGCTCGGCCGAGCGGATGCGGGCCGAGATCCGCCAGATCCCGGACGGCACCTATCGCAGCGAGGCCTTCGTCGATTCGGACGGCGTGGTGGACGAGCCCCTGCGCATCGCGCTCACCGTCACCAAGGCGGGCGACACCCTCACCTTCGACTTCGCGGGCTCCTCGCCCCCCTGCCGCGGGCCGATGAACTCGGTCGTCGCCACCACCTGCTCGTCCGTCTATCTGGCGGTGAAGCACGTCTTCCCGGACGTGCCGATCAATGCCGGCACCTTCGAGCCGCTGGTGATCCGGCGGCCCGAGGGCACCTTCCTCGACGCCCGCTACCCGCGGCCGGTCTCGGGCTGCGCCGCGGAGGTGAGCCAGCGCATCGCCGAGGCCGTGTTCCTCGCCCTCGTCCAGGCGATCCCCGACCGGGTCACGGCCGCGCCCGCCGGCACCTCCGGCAATTTCGCGCTGGGCGGCTTCGACCCGGAGAAGAACGCCGCCTACGTCATGTACCAGATCACCGGCGGGGGCTATGGCGGCAACGCCGATCACGACGGGCTGTCGAACGGCTGCTCGACCATCGGCATCTCGAAGACCGCCCCCGTCGAGGTGATGGAGCAGTATTATCCGGTGCTGTTCCGCCGCTTCGCCCTGCGGGAGGGCTCCGGGGGCGCGGGCGCCCCACCGGGGCGGCTTCGGGGTCCATTACGAGGTCGAGCTGCTGCGGGGCGAGGCCCGCGCCTCCTTCGTGATGGATCACGGCCGTTTCGGCCCGCCCGGCGTGCGCGGCGGCCGCGACGGGGCCCCGAACGTGGTGCGCATCCACCGCGGCGGGGCGGTGTTCACCCCGCCGCATCTGTCGAAGGACCAGAACATCGCCATCCGGGCCGGCGACCGGGTCGAGATCATGACCCCGGGCGGCGGCGGCTACGGCGACCCGGCGGAGCGCGACCCGGCGCTCGTCGAGCGGGACGTGGCGCGGGGCTACTACACGGCCGAGGAAGCCGCAGCGCTGTGGGGGAGGCGCGGGTGATGCGCTACTTCCGTCCCACCACCCTCGCGGACGCCCTCGCGATCCGTCGCGAGCACGCCGTCACGGTGCTCGCCGGCGGCACCGACCTCTATCCGGCCGCTTCGGCCCGCCGGGCCTGGGGCGATCCGGCCCAGGCCGACATCCTCGACATCTCCGGCATCGCGGAGCTGCGCGGCATCGCGGACGAGGGTGATCACTGGCGCATCGGCGCGCTCGCGACCTGGACCGACCTGATCCGGGCCGACCTGCCGCCGCTCCTCGACGGGCTGAAGGCGGCCGGGCGCGCCGTCGGCGGGGTGCAGATCCAGAACCGCGGCACCCTCGTCGGCAATGCCTGCACGGCCTCGCCGGCCGGCGACGGCATCCCGAACCTGCTCGCCCTCGACGCCGCCTTCGAGGTCTCGGGCCGCGCGATCGCCGCCGCGGATTTCTTCACCGGCTACCGCGCCACCGCCGCCGGACCCCACGACCTCGTCACGGCGATCCGGATCCCGAAGCGTCCCGGCCGCGGCCATTTCGAAAAACTCGGGGCGCGGCGCTACCTCGTGATCTCGATCGCCATGGTGGCCTTCGCGGTCGAGACCGATCCGGCCGGGCGGATCCGCGACGCCCGCATCGCGGTCGGGGCCTGTGCGGCCGTGGCGCGGCGCCTCGCCGCCCTCGAAGCGGAGCTTGCCGGGCAACCCCTCGCCGAGGCGCCCGGCCTCGTGGCCGCGCATCACCTCGCGGGACTCGCGCCCATCGACGACGTGCGGGCGAGCGCCGCCTACCGGATGGCGGCGGCCCGCGCGCTGGTGGCGGACGGGCTCGCGGCCCTGAGCCGGACATCCGACCGGAGGGCCGCCTGATGACCCGGGACGTCACGCTCCTCGTCAACGGCGTCGCCCACCGGGTCGAGGCGCCGCCCTTCGCGAGCCTCGCCGACACGCTGCGCGAGCGCCTGCACCTCACCGGCACCAAGGTCGGCTGCGAGGCGGGCGATTGCGGCGCCTGCACGGTGCTCCTCGATGGCGAGCAGGTCTGCGCCTGCCTGGTGCCGACCGGGCAGGCGGAGGGGCGCGCCGTCACCACCATCGAGGGCGCCGATCCCTCCGGCTTGATCGACCGCCTGCGCGAGGCCTTCCTGGCCCATGGGGCGGCGCAGTGCGGCATCTGCACGCCCGCCATGATCCTCGCTGCCGCCGACGGCCTGCGGCGCAACCCGCAAGCCGACCGCCGCGCCGTCGAGGACGCGGTCGGCGGCGTGCTCTGCCGCTGCACCGGCTACGTGAAGATCGTGGACGCGATCATGGACGTGGCGCGCGGCGCCGACGCAGTCCTGCCGGTGCCGGAGCCCGGCGCCGCGGTCGGCACCCGCATGGCCCGCATCGACGGCCGGGCGAAGGTCGAGGGACGCGACCGCTTCGGCGCCGACCACCAGCCGGAGGATGCCCTCTGGCTGCGCCTCGTGCGCTCGCCGCATGCCGCGGCCCGCTTCACGATCGGCGATCTCGGCCCCGTGCTCGCCCGCCACCCGGGGCTCACGCGCATTCTCACCGCCCGCGACATCCCGGGCGCGAATTCCTTCGGCGTCTTCCCCCACATCAAGGATCAGCCGGTGCTGGCCGACGGGCTGGTGCGGATGCGGGGCGATCCCGTCGCGGCGCTGGTGGGGACCCGCGCGGCCGTGGAGGGTTTTCCCGATGCCGACTTGCCGCTCATCTACGAGGTGCTGCCCGCCCTCTCGGGACTCGAGGCGGCGCTCGCGCCGGGCGCGCCGCCGATCCATGCGGGCGTGCCCGACAACGTGCTGACCCGGGGCCGGCTGACGCGCGGCGACGTGGCGGCGGGCCACGCGGCCGGGGCCGCCACGGCCTCCGGCGCCTTCGAGACCGCCTTCGTGGAGCACGCCTATGTCGAGCCCGAAGCAGGCTTCGCCCGCCGCGTCGGCGACCGGATCGAGGTCACGGCCTGCACCCAGGCGCCGGTGATGGACCAGGAGGACGTCGCCCGCGTCCTCGGGCTGCCGCTCGCGGCGGTGCGGATCGTGCCCACCGCCTGCGGCGGCGGCTTCGGCGGCAAGCTCGACGTCTCGCTCCAGCCGATCCTGGCGGTGGCGGCCTGGCTCACCCGCCGGCCGGTGCGGATGATCTTCACCCGCACCGAGAGCATGGCCGCGACGACGAAGCGTCACCCGGCCCGGATCCGCGCGCGGCTATCGGCGGACGGCCAGGGCCGCTTCACCGCCTTCGAGCTCGACGGCGACTTCAACACCGGCGCCTACGCCTCCTGGGGGCCGACGGTCGCCAACCGCGTGCCGGTCCACGCGCCCGGCCCCTACCGGGTGCCGCATGTCCGCAACCGCACCCGGGCGGTCTACACCAACGACACGCCG
Encoded here:
- a CDS encoding FAD binding domain-containing protein, with the protein product MRYFRPTTLADALAIRREHAVTVLAGGTDLYPAASARRAWGDPAQADILDISGIAELRGIADEGDHWRIGALATWTDLIRADLPPLLDGLKAAGRAVGGVQIQNRGTLVGNACTASPAGDGIPNLLALDAAFEVSGRAIAAADFFTGYRATAAGPHDLVTAIRIPKRPGRGHFEKLGARRYLVISIAMVAFAVETDPAGRIRDARIAVGACAAVARRLAALEAELAGQPLAEAPGLVAAHHLAGLAPIDDVRASAAYRMAAARALVADGLAALSRTSDRRAA
- a CDS encoding molybdopterin-dependent oxidoreductase; the protein is MTRDVTLLVNGVAHRVEAPPFASLADTLRERLHLTGTKVGCEAGDCGACTVLLDGEQVCACLVPTGQAEGRAVTTIEGADPSGLIDRLREAFLAHGAAQCGICTPAMILAAADGLRRNPQADRRAVEDAVGGVLCRCTGYVKIVDAIMDVARGADAVLPVPEPGAAVGTRMARIDGRAKVEGRDRFGADHQPEDALWLRLVRSPHAAARFTIGDLGPVLARHPGLTRILTARDIPGANSFGVFPHIKDQPVLADGLVRMRGDPVAALVGTRAAVEGFPDADLPLIYEVLPALSGLEAALAPGAPPIHAGVPDNVLTRGRLTRGDVAAGHAAGAATASGAFETAFVEHAYVEPEAGFARRVGDRIEVTACTQAPVMDQEDVARVLGLPLAAVRIVPTACGGGFGGKLDVSLQPILAVAAWLTRRPVRMIFTRTESMAATTKRHPARIRARLSADGQGRFTAFELDGDFNTGAYASWGPTVANRVPVHAPGPYRVPHVRNRTRAVYTNDTPAGAFRGFGVPQATIAAETLIDDLAGMLGIDRWTIRRRNALEAGDTTASGQVLHASAGLPECLDALRDDFFRMAAEAEAFNAGSPRIRRGVGLACMWYGCGNTSMSNPSRMRIVLGPDGTLTFLNGAVDIGQGSSTVLLQIAADALGLGPDRFRSVIGDTDLTCDAGKTSASRQTFVSGNAARLAGEDLRRRILSLANAGPQARLTLEGARLTIADGPASRTIDLSSLPPDETGAVFSGEGWYDPPTTALDADGQGIPYATYGFAAQVAAVEVDTVLATVRVTRIVAAHDVGRAVNPTLVEGQIHGGIAQGLGLALMEEFIPGRTENLHDYLIPTAGDVPEIDVRIIEDPDPEGPYGAKGVGEPALVATAPAILSGIRHATGARLTRVPVLPHRLHAALHGTEAAE